One genomic window of Hemitrygon akajei chromosome 1, sHemAka1.3, whole genome shotgun sequence includes the following:
- the tcea1 gene encoding transcription elongation factor A protein 1 yields the protein MSKKEEDDIVRIAKKIDKMVSKKNTVGALDLLKELKSIPMTLELLQSTRIGMSVNAIRKQSKEEDVISLAKSLIKSWKKLLDGPAVEKSSEDKKKDSVSLAQNSPEAKEESSGSISSNSHEALYTQSPFQLKSYPQAPFTTDSVRIKCREMLTAAMKTDGDYIAIGSDCEELGAQIEECVYQEFKNTDMKYKNRVRSRIANLKDSKNPNLRRNVLCGNIAPDRLAKMTAEEMASDELKEMRKALTKEAIREHQMAKTGGTETDLFKCGKCKKKNCTYTQVQTRSADEPMTTFVVCNNCGNRWKFC from the exons GTTGGTGCCTTGGACTTGCTGAAAGAGCTAAAGAGCATTCCTATGACCTTGGAACTTTTACAG tctACCAGAATTGGGATGTCTGTAAATGCTATCAGGAAGCAAAGTAAAGAAGAAGATGTCATATCTTTGGCAAAATCTCTCATTAAATCCTGGAAGAAACTCTTAG ATGGACCAGCAGTTGAGAAATCCTCAGAAGATAAAAAAAAGGATTCAGTTTCCTTGGCACAAAACAGCCCAGAAGCAAAAGAGGAAAG ttCGGGAAGCATTTCTAGTAACTCCCATGAAGCACTCTATACTCAATCACCTTTTCAACTCAAAAGTTATCCTCAGGCtcccttcaccaccgactcagtaCGGATCAAGTGCAGAGAAATGTTAACTGCTGCAATGAAAACAGATG GTGATTACATAGCTATTGGCTCAGACTGTGAAGAGCTTGGAGCTCAAATTGAGGAAT GTGTGTATCAAGAATTTAAAAACACAGATATGAAATATAAAAACAGAGTGAGGAGCAGAATTGCAAATTTAAAAGATTCAAAGAACCCCAATCTGAGGAGGAATGTCCTATGTGGGAATATTGCACCAGATAGACTGGCAAAAATGACTGCAGAG GAAATGGCAAGTGATGAACTTAAAGAAATGCGCAAGGCTTTAACCAAAGAAGCCATTCGAGAACATCAAATGGCTAAGACTGGTGGTACTGAAACTGACTTATTCAAGTGTGGCAAGTGCAAGAAGAAGAATTGCACCTATACCCAG GTTCAGACTCGCAGTGCTGATGAACCAATGACTACATTTGTCGTATGCAATAATTGTGGAAATAGATGGAAG TTCTGTTGA